One genomic segment of Hordeum vulgare subsp. vulgare chromosome 2H, MorexV3_pseudomolecules_assembly, whole genome shotgun sequence includes these proteins:
- the LOC123428951 gene encoding protein NRT1/ PTR FAMILY 5.10-like, with translation MAMVDVQAPFLEDKDEPLAGVCDFRGRAVYRSTSGGWRSALFLVVLEVAVIIAYYGVSANLITYLTGPLGYSNAAAATAVNVWTGTARLMPLLGAFVADSWLGRYRSIILANTLYVLGFGMITVASTLLSQGSSTTIDKKSSSRNFSLQVSFFYASLYLIALAQGAGKPCGLAFAADQFDPNHPREFNARRSFFNWWHFSIAIGITFAVIVVSYIQENLGWGIGFGALCAVMICAFGVFLLGSPMYRLHTPIIGSNNPFARLGHAATNFEEARCVLQLLPIWVACLAYGVVIAQIMTLFNKQGRTLDRHIGGLELPPAALQAFWPAAGLLFVPIYDRVLVPALRCTTGTPSGLTLLQRVGTGMVVSLVAMCVAALVETRRLEMAREYNLIDNTRATIPMSWAWLVPQYVMLGVADVFVLVGMQEFFYDQMPIELRSLGIALFYSVMGVGGFISGALISLIDHITCSGGGESWFSDNLNHAHLDYFYWLLAGLSTAELAFYVYVTKTYVYKEKRDS, from the exons ATGGCAATGGTGGACGTCCAGGCTCCCTTTCTTGAGGACAAGGATGAGCCGCTCGCCGGCGTCTGCGACTTCCGCGGCCGCGCCGTCTACCGTTCCACCTCCGGCGGGTGGCGCTCCGCCCTCTTCCTCGTCG TGCTGGAGGTCGCTGTCATCATCGCCTACTACGGCGTGTCGGCGAACCTGATCACGTACCTGACGGGGCCGCTCGGCTACTCCAACGCGGCGGCGGCCACGGCGGTGAACGTCTGGACGGGGACGGCCAGGCTCATGCCGCTGCTGGGTGCCTTCGTTGCCGACTCCTGGCTGGGCCGGTACCGCTCCATCATCCTCGCCAACACCCTCTATGTCCTG GGCTTTGGCATGATTACTGTAGCATCCACACTATTGTCTCAGGGATCGTCAACAACCATCGACAAAAAATCATCATCTCGCAATTTTTCGCTGCAAGTCTCCTTCTTCTATGCCTCTCTCTATCTCATCGCCCTCGCGCAGGGTGCTGGCAAGCCTTGTGGACTTGCCTTTGCAGCGGATCAATTCGATCCCAACCACCCTAGGGAGTTCAACGCACGGAGATCCTTCTTCAACTGGTGGCACTTCTCCATAGCTATTGGGATCACTTTTGCCGTCATCGTTGTTAGCTACATCCAAGAGAATCTTGGTTGGGGAATTGGGTTTGGCGCGCTCTGCGCCGTCATGATTTGTGCCTTTGGCGTATTTCTCCTTGGCAGTCCCATGTACCGCCTCCACACACCTATCATTGGCTCTAACAACCCTTTTGCTCGGTTAGGTC atgccgcaaCAAACTTCGAGGAGGCGCGTTGCGTGCTACAGTTACTGCCGATATGGGTGGCATGCCTAGCTTATGGTGTGGTGATCGCGCAGATCATGACACTTTTTAACAAGCAAGGCCGCACCCTAGATCGTCATATTGGTGGCCTAGAGCTACCGCCAGCTGCATTGCAGGCATTCTGGCCAGCAGCCGGCTTGCTGTTCGTGCCCATCTATGATCGTGTTCTTGTGCCAGCACTGCGTTGCACGACGGGCACCCCGTCAGGGTTGACGTTGCTGCAACGAGTAGGTACGGGAATGGTTGTGTCGCTTGTTGCCATGTGTGTTGCGGCATTGGTAGAGACACGAAGGTTGGAGATGGCACGGGAGTACAACCTTATTGACAACACGAGGGCGACAATACCGATGAGCTGGGCATGGTTGGTTCCGCAGTATGTGATGCTCGGGGTAGCCGACGTGTTTGTGTTAGTCGGGATGCAAGAGTTCTTTTATGACCAGATGCCTATAGAGCTTCGTAGCCTTGGTATAGCGCTCTTCTATAGCGTGATGGGCGTCGGAGGCTTTATCAGCGGCGCTCTCATATCACTCATTGACCACATCACTTGTAGCGGTGGCGGTGAAAGTTGGTTCTCTGACAACCTCAATCATGCGCACCTTGACTACTTCTACTGGTTGCTCGCTGGTCTAAGCACCGCCGAGCTTGCGTTCTACGTCTATGTCACCAAAACTTACGTCTACAAGGAAAAGAGAGACAGTTGA